From Brassica oleracea var. oleracea cultivar TO1000 chromosome C3, BOL, whole genome shotgun sequence, a single genomic window includes:
- the LOC106330362 gene encoding uncharacterized protein PHLOEM PROTEIN 2-LIKE A7-like produces MGDIVVSKPKEGGGTKVSCPMLTEVNYNVWAIRIKLLLKVHKVWDAVENESDDEDKKDLAKSLIFGAVPETLVLQLGELDSSKKVWDAIKSRYVGAERVREARLQTLMSDFERLKMKDSETIDDFVGKLTEIRSKSAALGETIEESKLVKKFLTSLPRKKFIHMVASLEQVLDLKTTSFEDMVG; encoded by the coding sequence ATGGGAGATATTGTTGTGTCGAAACCAAAAGAAGGTGGAGGAACCAAAGTAAGCTGTCCCATGCTTACGGAGGTTAACTACAACGTCTGGGCAATCCGGATCAAGCTATTGTTGAAGGTACACAAAGTCTGGGATGCAGTGGAGAATGAATCTGATGATGAAGACAAGAAGGATTTGGCTAAATCCTTAATCTTTGGTGCCGTACCTGAAACGCTTGTACTACAACTAGGTGAGTTGGATTCTTCAAAGAAGGTGTGGGATGCAATAAAGTCGCGGTACGTAGGGGCAGAACGTGTGCGTGAAGCGAGATTACAAACCTTGATGAGTGATTTCGAGAGATTGAAGATGAAAGATAGCGAAACCATAGATGACTTTGTGGGAAAGCTAACAGAGATTCGATCTAAGTCAGCTGCTCTGGGAGAAACCATTGAGGAATCTAAGCTCGTTAAGAAGTTCCTGACCAGTCTCCCACGAAAGAAGTTCATCCATATGGTTGCATCATTGGAGCAAGTCCTGGATCTCAAGACAACGAGCTTCGAGGACATGGTCGGTTGA